One window of the Acaryochloris sp. CCMEE 5410 genome contains the following:
- a CDS encoding glycosyltransferase family 2 protein, whose product MLNSNLVSIIVPAYCASNHIEETIKSVISQTYCDWEMIIIDDCSSDNTCKLVEYWCEKDTRIKLYHMPVNSGPAATRNMGLENANGRWIAFLDSDDYWLPQKLEKSIEFAVKNNAAIIFTGFRRTNADGSKIGQYIPVPDTLNYQDFLGNTAIATSTVLIDKIKCKRITMQSVYYDDFVCFLEILKSGLTAYGLDKDLMRYRIMSGSISRNKFRSALEVWKVYRDIEKLSLSRSIWSFLNYAIRALIKYRKL is encoded by the coding sequence ATGCTTAATAGCAATCTTGTTTCAATTATTGTTCCAGCATATTGTGCTTCGAATCATATTGAAGAAACAATTAAATCAGTAATTTCTCAAACATATTGTGATTGGGAAATGATAATAATTGATGATTGCTCATCGGATAATACATGTAAACTTGTCGAGTATTGGTGTGAGAAAGACACAAGAATTAAGCTCTACCATATGCCTGTCAATAGTGGCCCTGCAGCTACTAGGAATATGGGTCTCGAGAATGCTAATGGAAGATGGATAGCGTTCTTAGATAGTGATGATTATTGGCTACCACAAAAACTTGAAAAATCTATAGAATTTGCGGTGAAGAATAATGCTGCAATCATTTTCACTGGATTCAGGAGAACCAATGCTGATGGCTCCAAAATTGGGCAGTATATACCTGTTCCTGATACTCTGAACTATCAAGATTTCCTTGGAAATACTGCAATAGCCACTTCAACCGTTCTGATAGATAAGATAAAGTGTAAGCGTATCACAATGCAGTCAGTCTATTATGACGACTTTGTATGTTTTTTAGAAATATTAAAATCAGGGTTAACAGCCTATGGGTTAGACAAAGATTTAATGCGATATCGTATTATGAGTGGTTCTATATCTCGCAATAAGTTTCGTTCAGCATTAGAAGTATGGAAAGTTTACCGAGACATAGAAAAACTAAGCTTATCTCGTTCGATTTGGAGTTTTTTAAACTATGCTATTCGAGCATTAATAAAATACAGAAAATTATAA
- a CDS encoding O-antigen polymerase, with translation MLTRFWIIWISYWMIFIIQPIESIYGEINYALSIQFLFAICFSLAYKLIPSKFVKSKKCEPLFSNPKTTKKYLRFCIYLSMIGLLALIIDKVAIQGIDFSQGFSVAREQWKTFGEERDGSISSIFSVLGYLLGNSYFLAVILLMKRSVKLPNSTRIRFFFIVFTISLINGLITGGRSNIFLMIAFMVSSYFSDSRLPSEKLFNKIQYRITIRALIISLLIYLLLVFVWRSQASDQHIVLYANHILNFLGLSQDKWFEDFCSNTPIIGSILAVINLGFSYLTHSLSTTVKLLSSPVEDKVIIFNYFYSLLSRLGVEISVDTDWILVGRFPSLPGAVYYQYSFLGTCLFAIILGYLAKISYILMKKNKGSYLNFFLSHFIETISLLSPFLCAVDILSYPFAFISIFICWPAVYNRKGKVISSAH, from the coding sequence ATGCTTACAAGATTTTGGATAATATGGATTAGTTACTGGATGATTTTTATCATCCAGCCCATTGAGTCTATCTATGGAGAAATTAATTATGCATTATCAATTCAATTTTTATTTGCCATTTGTTTCTCACTGGCATACAAACTAATTCCAAGTAAATTTGTGAAATCTAAAAAGTGTGAACCACTTTTCTCTAATCCCAAAACAACAAAAAAATATCTGAGGTTTTGTATATACCTCTCGATGATTGGTTTATTGGCCCTTATCATTGATAAAGTAGCGATTCAAGGAATTGACTTTTCTCAAGGTTTTAGCGTAGCAAGAGAGCAGTGGAAAACTTTTGGTGAAGAGCGAGATGGAAGCATATCATCGATTTTCAGTGTACTGGGATATTTACTTGGCAACAGTTATTTCTTAGCTGTTATTTTATTAATGAAACGTTCAGTAAAGCTCCCAAATTCGACACGCATAAGATTCTTTTTTATAGTTTTTACAATATCTTTAATTAATGGTCTCATAACCGGAGGGAGATCCAATATATTTTTAATGATTGCATTTATGGTTTCTTCGTATTTCTCAGATAGTCGATTGCCATCAGAAAAACTTTTTAACAAGATTCAGTATCGAATTACTATACGAGCACTAATCATTTCCTTACTAATTTATCTACTTCTAGTTTTCGTATGGCGCAGCCAAGCTAGTGATCAGCACATCGTTTTATATGCTAATCATATACTTAACTTTCTTGGACTTTCCCAAGATAAGTGGTTTGAAGATTTTTGTTCAAATACACCTATCATTGGCTCAATATTAGCAGTTATAAATTTGGGTTTTTCATATCTCACTCATAGTCTTTCTACAACGGTTAAACTACTATCTAGTCCTGTAGAAGATAAGGTAATTATATTTAACTATTTTTACTCGTTACTATCTAGACTTGGGGTTGAGATCTCTGTTGATACTGACTGGATCTTAGTTGGTAGATTCCCTTCACTACCAGGGGCGGTATATTACCAATATTCCTTCCTAGGCACCTGTCTTTTTGCAATCATTCTTGGGTATTTAGCTAAGATATCTTATATCTTAATGAAGAAAAATAAAGGTAGTTATTTAAATTTTTTCTTATCACATTTTATCGAAACTATTTCTCTTTTATCTCCTTTTCTTTGTGCTGTAGATATTCTTAGTTACCCTTTTGCATTTATTAGTATTTTTATATGCTGGCCAGCAGTATATAACAGAAAAGGCAAAGTAATTAGTTCAGCTCATTAG
- a CDS encoding lipopolysaccharide biosynthesis protein, translated as MMARTLLMARLLSLEAFGEFSFGLLVSSSFNMLNCLGLQIILQRDLPIMILRHHEKSGAILLSQCLIVSSVSGCFIFLVIFIANILTLEIPTKFMLIGLLHGLVQQIFLIATTESRSRGQPTRYSLQYLARSSGIIVVGGLIASATGSAFLTLVAETSVVIITIHRLLVSVYRNASIKFTHALHLAIRKLPNIQWKASIWLFLASSTTFLMFNIDRWIASHTFNKEDFGLYTFAGTILIVGQMIQSLINTTVFPMLVRRNATFGKVHTYFLSLKISGILFCAWAVLSIAIWLIMNYGFIHIFPKYQNIQALLPYFMVTASFRIAGIWSSFLIITGNNIQLFTLKMFTITFSIILWIFYIHFFHTNIISLGNLAVFSGVLSISDYLVTMATSWQTTFRKQPQTL; from the coding sequence ATGATGGCTCGTACGCTATTAATGGCAAGATTGCTATCACTTGAAGCTTTTGGAGAATTTAGCTTTGGGCTTTTAGTTTCAAGCTCTTTTAATATGTTGAATTGTCTTGGTCTTCAAATCATATTGCAACGAGATTTACCCATCATGATCCTTCGCCATCATGAAAAGTCGGGTGCAATTTTACTCAGTCAGTGTCTTATAGTTTCTTCAGTATCTGGATGTTTTATTTTCTTAGTTATTTTTATTGCTAACATCTTAACTTTAGAAATTCCAACTAAATTTATGCTAATTGGGCTACTCCATGGACTAGTTCAGCAAATATTTTTAATTGCTACTACTGAAAGCCGAAGTCGTGGACAACCTACTCGATATTCATTACAGTACCTAGCTAGATCATCAGGGATAATAGTAGTAGGTGGATTAATTGCTAGTGCCACTGGCTCAGCTTTCTTAACATTAGTGGCTGAGACATCGGTAGTTATCATCACTATCCATCGATTACTAGTTTCAGTTTATCGTAACGCATCTATTAAGTTTACTCATGCATTACATCTGGCAATAAGAAAGCTCCCAAATATCCAATGGAAGGCATCCATTTGGCTATTTCTCGCATCTAGTACGACATTCCTGATGTTTAATATTGATAGATGGATTGCATCACATACTTTTAACAAAGAAGACTTCGGACTTTATACATTTGCAGGAACTATCTTGATAGTTGGACAAATGATCCAGTCTTTGATCAATACTACTGTATTTCCAATGCTAGTACGTCGCAATGCAACTTTTGGTAAAGTTCACACCTACTTTTTATCATTAAAGATTTCTGGAATCTTATTTTGTGCTTGGGCAGTGCTAAGCATAGCTATTTGGCTTATTATGAATTATGGATTCATACATATATTCCCTAAATACCAAAACATACAAGCACTACTACCTTATTTTATGGTTACTGCATCATTCCGGATAGCTGGTATTTGGTCTAGTTTTTTAATCATAACTGGCAATAATATCCAGTTATTTACATTAAAAATGTTTACTATAACTTTCAGTATTATTCTATGGATATTTTATATTCATTTCTTCCACACTAATATTATAAGCCTTGGCAATTTGGCAGTTTTTTCAGGAGTATTGAGTATCAGTGATTATTTAGTGACAATGGCTACATCATGGCAGACAACTTTTAGAAAACAACCACAAACTTTATAA